A genomic region of Alnus glutinosa chromosome 11, dhAlnGlut1.1, whole genome shotgun sequence contains the following coding sequences:
- the LOC133881065 gene encoding uncharacterized protein LOC133881065: MPLAKYTLTRDQKKRLCDWLKGVKFPDGYASNIGRCVNKLPGKLSGMKSHDSHVFLQRLLPVAICGYVKPEIQTTFTESSTFFKQLCARTLKVDVLKQMKDNIVIILCKLEQIFPPAFFDIMVHVAIHLPREAELAGPVQYRWMYPIERTLGRYKRAKWYVLSNCKDTDSYLDEHYQLIERDGCHDIQKKHETNFERWFRDNIYRGACNAGNVPKPLYDLACGPDRQVRSYRGCIVNGVRFHTKECAQNRTTQNSGVVVRGEHNKSIIEFYGELRNIFELRYPGTNRVFLFECDWWDTGSTRGMKMDNGFTIVNTSRKWYESDPFILATQAAQVFYLNDPKLGDSWKVVQKLTNRNIYEVPAIVERDDDQGMNVDVYQERVCDGGNIAIVEDSAILCRDDPTIPIDELYVHLDPKLFVGNNPLIEEYDTNSEEEEELSSNNDTDSEHVDDSDYEDSSSSDSDAEHDDDMC, encoded by the exons ATGCCACTTGCAAAGTATACTTTGACAAGAGATCAAAAGAAAAGGTTGTGTGATTGGTTGAAGGGAGTTAAGTTTCCAGACGGGTATGCATCTAACATCGGTCGGTGTGTGAACAAGCTGCCCGGAAAGCTTTCGGGAATGAAAAGTCACGATTCTCATGTCTTCTTACAACGCTTACTTCCTGTTGCAATCTGTGGGTATGTAAAGCCTGAAATACAAACAACGTTTACTGAGTCGAGTACTTTTTTTAAGCAGTTGTGTGCACGGACATTGAAAGTAGATGTCTTGAAGCAAATGAAGGACAACATTGTCATAATCTTGTGCAAGTTGGAACAAATATTTCCACCTGCGTTTTTTGATATTATGGTCCATGTAGCAATTCATTTACCTCGAGAGGCTGAGCTTGCGGGACCAGTGCAATACCGTTGGATGTATCCAATTGAAAGGACACTTGGTAGATATAAGAG GGCTAAATGGTATGTGCTTAGCAATTGTAAGGACACTGATTCATACTTGGA TGAACACTATCAGTTGATTGAACGAGATGGCTGCCATGACATTCAGAAGAAGCATGAGACTAATTTCGAGCGTTGGTTTAGAGATAATATATACCGTGGTGCGTGCAATGCAGGAAATGTCCCAAAACCATTATATGATCTAGCATGCGGGCCTGACCGTCAAGTTAGATCTTATAGAGGTTGTATTGTGAATGGGGTTAGGTTCCACACAAAAGAATGTGCACAAAATCGTACTACCCAGAACAGTGGAGTTGTTGTTCGAGGTGAGCACAACAAATCGATCATTGAGTTCTATGGTGAGCTGAGGAACATTTTTGAGTTACGTTATCCTGGCACAAATCGGGTGTTCCTGTTTGAGTGTGATTGGTGGGACACTGGGAGTACGAGGGGAATGAAAATGGACAACGGCTTTACGATTGTGAATACTTCTCGTAAATGGTACGAATCTGACCCGTTCATTTTAGCAACTCAAGCTGCGCAAGTGTTTTACCTGAATGATCCCAAATTAGGTGATAGTTGGAAAGTGGTGCAGAAGTTGACCAATAGAAACATATACGAGGTTCCAGCAATAGTGGAGAGAGATGATGACCAAGGTATGAACGTTGATGTATACCAGGAGCGTGTATGTGATGGGGGCAATATTGCCATTGTTGAAGACTCCGCTATATTATGTAGAGATGATCCAACAATACCTATTGATGAATTATATGTGCACCTTGATCCAAAGTTGTTCGTTGGCAATAACCCGCTGATTGAAGAATACGACACAAACtcagaagaggaggaggagttaTCTAGCAACAATGATACGGACTCTGAACATGTAGACGATTCTGATTACGAAGATTCATCTTCAAGCGACAgtgatgcagaacatgatgatGACATGTGTTAA
- the LOC133881067 gene encoding uncharacterized protein LOC133881067 has protein sequence MVKINLLGLLLFQTIKSSLRGSSSRVKSFIASLNLVDLAGSERASQTNADGTRLKEGSHINRSLLTLTTVIRKLRQRVNSYRDIKMDRSWMQEPTRCSDRYQAGVEEFIRMAGNCVGVDGETKCPCRKCGNKNFHHIDLVEHHLYVHGIDTNYTRWIFHGEEDPCRVNVIGNSQSMGVNEMIDEIDEVEELLGDVRMGTFYDANIGESSAAQGSTTDDQLPRTSFDRLCVDGLRELYPGCKKISKISFILKMLHIKAICNMTNKAFDMMIDLIKGAHPDGETLPQSYREATRWTRDLGIGYELIHACKNDCVLFWKEHADKDKCPKCNTSRWSIVKGSGKKIPQKVLRYFPIKPRLQRLFTSKDIAKQMRWHKDGREDDGNTFRHPTDSIAWKEFDKEHDWFASDSHNVRLGLASDGFNPFGNMSTSYSMWPVVLAPYNLPPWMCMKAPNLILALLIPGPMAPGNEIDVYLRPLIDDLHELWDEGISTYDASTKETFKLHAALLWTINDFPAYGNLSGWSTKGRLACPVCNKNTTFKRLKYGNKTCYMGHRRWLPRGHIWRRKGELFDGTEEHRLAPKELSKDELLRQLDRVTGVKLGKGSGTKRKRPNDELNWTKKSIFFELPYWSTLKLRHNLDVMHIEKNICDSVLGTLMNIDGKTKDTYKSRLDLHEMGIRKELHL, from the exons ATGGTGAAGATCAATTTACTTGGGCTTTTGCTG tTTCAGACCATAAAGAGTAGCCTGCGGGGAAGTTCAAGCCGTGTGAAATCTTTCATAGCAAGTTTG AATCTTGTGGACCTTGCTGGAAGTGAACGTGCCTCCCAAACAAATGCGGACGGTACAAGATTGAAGGAAGGCAGTCACATCAACCGTAGCTTGTTGACACTTACAACAGTGATCAGAAAATTAAG GCAAAGAGTAAATAGTTATAGAGACATCAAGATGGATCGGAGTTGGATGCAAGAACCTACTAGATGTTCGGATAGATATCAGGCTGGTGTTGAAGAATTCATAAGAATGGCGGGTAATTGTGTGGGAGTAGATGGTGAGACAAAGTGTCCATGTCGTAAATGtggaaacaaaaattttcatCATATTGACTTGGTAGAGCATCACTTGTATGTACATGGAATTGACACTAACTACACTCGATGGATATTCCACGGGGAAGAAGATCCGTGTAGGGTAAATGTTATTGGCAACTCGCAATCTATGGGTGTGAATGAAATGATAGATGAGATTGATGAGGTTGAAGAATTGTTAGGTGATGTGCGTATGGGGACATTCTACGATGCTAACATAGGCGAGTCCTCTGCTGCTCAAGGTTCCACAACCGACGATCAATTGCCGAGAACATCTTTTGACCGACTATGTGTAGATGGCCTGAGAGAACTTTATCCAGGctgtaagaaaatttcaaaaatctctTTCATTTTGAAGATGCTTCATATAAAGGCGATTTGCAACATGACAAACAAGGCATTCGATATGATGATTGATTTGATAAAGGGGGCCCATCCAGATGGAGAGACCTTGCCACAATCATACAGAGAAGCAACAAGGTGGACCCGAGACTTGGGTATTGGTTATGAGTTGATACATGCATGCAAGAATGACTGTGTACTATTCTGGAAGGAGCATGCTGATAAAGATAAATGCCCAAAATGCAACACTTCAAGATGGAGTATTGTCAAAGGTAGTGGTAAGAAAATTCCTCAAAAAGTCTTGCGGTATTTTCCAATAAAACCGAGGTTGCAACGGTTGTTCACATCAAAAGATATAGCCAAACAAATGAGGTGGCACAAAGATGGACGAGAAGATGACGGCAACACTTTCAGACACCCGACCGATTCCATTGCATGGAAAGAGTTTGATAAGGAACATGACTGGTTTGCTAGTGATTCCCACAACGTGCGACTTGGTTTGGCAAGTGATGGTTTCAACCCATTTGGTAATATGAGTACATCATACAGTATGTGGCCAGTAGTATTAGCACCGTACAATTTACCTCCGTGGATGTGTATGAAGGCTCCAAATTTGATATTGGCATTACTTATCCCTGGACCCATGGCCCCCGGAAACGAGATTGATGTTTATTTGCGGCCGTTGATTGATGATTTGCATGAATTGTGGGATGAAGGCATAAGCACTTACGATGCATCGACGAAAGAGACATTTAAATTACATGCAGCATTattgtggacaataaatgactttcCTGCGTATGGAAACTTGTCTGGGTGGTCTACCAAGGGAAGGCTTGCATGTCCGGTGTGTAACAAGAATACAACATTCAAGAGATTGAAGTATGGGAATAAGACGTGTTACATGGGTCATCGTAGGTGGCTTCCTAGAGGTCATATATGGCGCCGAAAAGGAGAATTGTTCGATGGTACTGAGGAGCATAGATTAGCACCTAAAGAATTGTCAAAAGATGAGCTGTTGCGGCAACTCGATCGCGTTACAGGTGTGAAGCTTGGAAAAGGAAGTGGGACAAAGAGAAAGCGCCCAAATGATGAGTTGAATTGGACGAAGAAGAGTATTTTCTTTGAGTTACCTTATTGGTCAACATTAAAACTAAGACACAATTTAGATGTAATGCATATCGAGAAGAACATATGCGACAGTGTATTAGGTACATTGATGAATATTGATGGGAAGACAAAGGACACATACAAGTCACGATTAGATTTGCATGAGATGGGTATTCGTAAGGAATTGCATTTGTAG
- the LOC133882345 gene encoding blue copper protein 1a-like, whose translation MGGFTFAHVSLILIVAASTLAVCSANKYAPHPKYSQGPNKIIVGGSEGWRFDFSYTNWARKNGPFYVNDTLVFKYDPPTDNATIPHDVYLLPNHRSFLTCNLTGAQMLANVTQGGGEGFEFVIQKRKPHYFACGQHEGSHCSDGQMKFFVMPMLRRWFK comes from the exons ATGGGTGGTTTCACTTTTGCACACGTCAGTCTCATCCTGATTGTGGCTGCTTCCACCTTGGCAGTTTGTTCGGCCAACAAATACGCCCCTCACCCAAAATATAGTCAAGGCCCTAACAAGATCATCGTTGGCGGGTCGGAGGGCTGGCGCTTCGACTTTAGCTACACTAACTGGGCTCGTAAAAATGGCCCCTTCTACGTAAATGACACTTTGG TTTTCAAGTATGATCCACCAACCGACAATGCCACAATTCCTCACGATGTCTACTTGCTACCAAACCACCGGAGCTTCTTAACGTGCAACTTAACAGGGGCGCAGATGTTGGCCAACGTGACACAAGGAGGCGGGGAGGGCTTCGAGTTCGTGATCCAAAAGAGGAAGCCTCACTACTTTGCTTGCGGTCAGCACGAAGGGAGTCATTGCAGTGATGGACAGATGAAGTTCTTTGTCATGCCAATGCTCCGTCGTTGGTTTAAATAG